The following are encoded in a window of Dictyostelium discoideum AX4 chromosome 6 chromosome, whole genome shotgun sequence genomic DNA:
- a CDS encoding hssA/2C/7E family protein, with protein sequence MTLFNSISSISNSTGLSKQSLIVNVDGNTSSSGGNSTSWLGGFDGCGGCGGFGSYGGCRGFGGCGGSNLNIINVDIDIGRRRRRCC encoded by the exons atgacACTTTTTA attcaatttcatcaatttcaaactCAACTGGTTTATCAAAACAAAGtttaattgtaaatgttGATGGTAATACAAGTTCAagtggtggtaatagtaCTTCATGGTTAGGTGGATTtgatggttgtggtggttgtggtggatTCGGAAGTTATGGTGGTTGTAGGGGATTTGGTGGATGTGGtggttcaaatttaaatattatcaatGTTGACATTGATATTGGTCGTCGTCGTCGTAGATGTTGttaa